A genomic region of Bombus terrestris chromosome 12, iyBomTerr1.2, whole genome shotgun sequence contains the following coding sequences:
- the LOC100642531 gene encoding steroid receptor RNA activator 1 isoform X1, protein MSEKETNQNRSMQKVLLGHDPGWNDPPKWIYCTGQSSTTPTKRVLNKRVAFPMGSIQAVDKQSSINKPLNMPPHVQGRTDQLTAPHPPLLCPSNKNVEGKNIVIDKEEALNNVLKNLETVISEHILENGRIKEVKKRLDILKTVWLEDKLNNVIYKNVLDLSTALREGNIKKADEIHVSLMMEHASLCSAWMPGIRHIILELETKMKNSNVTQSQGPELHLLSTGENK, encoded by the exons ATGAGCGAAAAGGAAACAA aTCAGAACCGCTCTATGCAAAAAGTTTTATTAGGTCATGACCCTGGATGGAACGATCCTCCGAAATGGATATATTGTACTGGACAAAGTTCTACAACACCTACTAAGCGAGTATTGAACAAGAGGGTAGCATTTCCAATGGGATCTATACAAGCTGTAGATAAACAATCTTCTATAAACAAGCCATTAAACATGCCACCACATGTACAGGGTAGGACTGATCAATTAACAGCTCCACATCCTCCATTGTTATGTCCTTCAAACAAAAATGTAGAAGGAAAGAATATAGTGATTGATAAAGAGGAAGCCTTAAACAACGttttgaaaaatttggaaacaGTAATTAGTGAGCATATATTGGAAAATGGTAGAATTAAGGAGGTAAAGAAGAGATTAGACATATTGAAAACTGTATGGCTTGAAGATAAATTAAACAATGTGATATACAAGAATGTTTTAGATTTGTCTACAG CTTTACGAGagggaaatattaaaaaagctGATGAGATACATGTTTCATTAATGATGGAACATGCTAGTCTGTGTAGTGCATGGATGCCTGGAATTAGGCATATTATTTTAGAATTGGAAaccaaaatgaaaaattcaaatgtaaCACAATCTCAAGGCCCTGAATTACATTTATTATCTACTGGAGAAAATAAGTAA
- the LOC100642531 gene encoding steroid receptor RNA activator 1 isoform X3, with translation MSEKETNQNRSMQKVLLGHDPGWNDPPKWIYCTGQSSTTPTKRVLNKRGRTDQLTAPHPPLLCPSNKNVEGKNIVIDKEEALNNVLKNLETVISEHILENGRIKEVKKRLDILKTVWLEDKLNNVIYKNVLDLSTALREGNIKKADEIHVSLMMEHASLCSAWMPGIRHIILELETKMKNSNVTQSQGPELHLLSTGENK, from the exons ATGAGCGAAAAGGAAACAA aTCAGAACCGCTCTATGCAAAAAGTTTTATTAGGTCATGACCCTGGATGGAACGATCCTCCGAAATGGATATATTGTACTGGACAAAGTTCTACAACACCTACTAAGCGAGTATTGAACAAGAGG GGTAGGACTGATCAATTAACAGCTCCACATCCTCCATTGTTATGTCCTTCAAACAAAAATGTAGAAGGAAAGAATATAGTGATTGATAAAGAGGAAGCCTTAAACAACGttttgaaaaatttggaaacaGTAATTAGTGAGCATATATTGGAAAATGGTAGAATTAAGGAGGTAAAGAAGAGATTAGACATATTGAAAACTGTATGGCTTGAAGATAAATTAAACAATGTGATATACAAGAATGTTTTAGATTTGTCTACAG CTTTACGAGagggaaatattaaaaaagctGATGAGATACATGTTTCATTAATGATGGAACATGCTAGTCTGTGTAGTGCATGGATGCCTGGAATTAGGCATATTATTTTAGAATTGGAAaccaaaatgaaaaattcaaatgtaaCACAATCTCAAGGCCCTGAATTACATTTATTATCTACTGGAGAAAATAAGTAA
- the LOC100642531 gene encoding steroid receptor RNA activator 1 isoform X2 has protein sequence MQKVLLGHDPGWNDPPKWIYCTGQSSTTPTKRVLNKRVAFPMGSIQAVDKQSSINKPLNMPPHVQGRTDQLTAPHPPLLCPSNKNVEGKNIVIDKEEALNNVLKNLETVISEHILENGRIKEVKKRLDILKTVWLEDKLNNVIYKNVLDLSTALREGNIKKADEIHVSLMMEHASLCSAWMPGIRHIILELETKMKNSNVTQSQGPELHLLSTGENK, from the exons ATGCAAAAAGTTTTATTAGGTCATGACCCTGGATGGAACGATCCTCCGAAATGGATATATTGTACTGGACAAAGTTCTACAACACCTACTAAGCGAGTATTGAACAAGAGGGTAGCATTTCCAATGGGATCTATACAAGCTGTAGATAAACAATCTTCTATAAACAAGCCATTAAACATGCCACCACATGTACAGGGTAGGACTGATCAATTAACAGCTCCACATCCTCCATTGTTATGTCCTTCAAACAAAAATGTAGAAGGAAAGAATATAGTGATTGATAAAGAGGAAGCCTTAAACAACGttttgaaaaatttggaaacaGTAATTAGTGAGCATATATTGGAAAATGGTAGAATTAAGGAGGTAAAGAAGAGATTAGACATATTGAAAACTGTATGGCTTGAAGATAAATTAAACAATGTGATATACAAGAATGTTTTAGATTTGTCTACAG CTTTACGAGagggaaatattaaaaaagctGATGAGATACATGTTTCATTAATGATGGAACATGCTAGTCTGTGTAGTGCATGGATGCCTGGAATTAGGCATATTATTTTAGAATTGGAAaccaaaatgaaaaattcaaatgtaaCACAATCTCAAGGCCCTGAATTACATTTATTATCTACTGGAGAAAATAAGTAA
- the LOC110119748 gene encoding uncharacterized protein LOC110119748 yields the protein MKLFCPSNIYQESWLLLSITKLLGLYPIKFFRIAFPNYLYVSILVALYWFCHWQFLYYIFDMFDKFRSINDTFLLRYVRVYLNVLSYPIIIISSMYKCSKVKEAFEQLDTVDESAKFLNIEIDHSLCMKNDIVRITTAIFVVLTCNLMDYYGLLDNDSSFIYLLIWVIDRLPDFVCVIVICSFTVFMYKIEIRFIQINTILNIITKGKHFISISEMSDMNNVSRYRLLKWLRFELHKTMSLLNEAYSFRFKLMTIIYIGYICLHVCIIYNHTFNTFYAPDVILSFTWSTIDLIKLVYLIHIYGNLTLEVI from the exons ATGAAGTTGTTCTGCCCTTCTAATATTTACCAAGAATCTTGGTTATTGTTGAGTATAACGAAATTATTAG GTTTATATCCTATCAAATTTTTCAGAATTGcatttccaaattatttatatgtatctatacTAGTGGCGCTTTATTGGTTTTGTCATTGGcagtttttatattatatatttgacaTGTTTGATAAATTTCGTTCTATAAATGACACGTTTTTACTTAGATATGTTCGAGTTTACTTAAATGTACTTTCGTatcctataataataatttcaagtaTGTACAAATGCTCAAAAGTAAAAGAAGCATTCGAACAGTTAGATACCGTTGATGAAAGCGCAAAGTTCTTAAATATAGAGATCGATCATTCTTTATGTATGAAAAATGATATTGTTAGAATAACTACTGCGATATTTGTAGTACTAACTTGTAATTTAATGGATTACTATGGATTATTGGATAACGATTCAAGCTTTATATATCTTCTTATATGGGTAATTGATAGATTACCCGATTTTGTTTGCGTAATAGTAATATGTTCTTTTActgtatttatgtataaaattgaGATTagatttatacaaataaatacgatattaaatattattacaaaaggAAAACATTTCATTTCTATCTCTGAGATGTCCGATATGAACAATG TTTCCAGatatagattattaaaatgGCTTCGATTCGAATTACACAAAACAATGTCACTTTTAAATGAAGCATATAGTTTTCGATTCAAACTCATGACAATAATATACATTGGATATATATGTCTACATGTGTGTATCATCTATAACCATACTTTTAACACATTTTATGCACCTGATGTGATACTGAGTTTTACATGGAGCACCATTGATTTAATCAAACTTGTCTACTTAATTCATATATATGGCAATCTAACGCTAgaggtaatttaa